From a single Camelus bactrianus isolate YW-2024 breed Bactrian camel chromosome 11, ASM4877302v1, whole genome shotgun sequence genomic region:
- the COMTD1 gene encoding catechol O-methyltransferase domain-containing protein 1, translated as MTQPLPRLSVPSALALGSVALGAAFASGLFLGRRFSPWRPRREKRLLPPEDSPLWQYLLSRSMREHPALRSLRLLTLEQPQGDSMMTCEQAQLLANLARLIKAKKALDLGTFTGYSALALALALPPAGRVVTCEVDAGPPELGRPLWRQAEEEHKIDLRLKPALETLDELLAAGEAGTFDVAVVDADKENCTAYYERCLQLLRPGGVLAVLSVLWRGEVLQPQPQDKEAQCVRNLNERILRDARVHISLLPLGDGLTLAFKI; from the exons ATGACCCAGCCCTTGCCCCGGCTTTCTGTGCCCTCCGCGCTAGCCCTGGGCTCGGTCGCACTCGGCGCCGCCTTCGCTAGCGGTCTGTTCCTAG GGAGACGGTTCTCTCCATGGCGGCCCCGGCGAGAGAAGCGCCTGCTGCCCCCTGAGGACAGCCCCCTTTGGCAGTATCTACTGAGCCGCTCCATGCGGGAGCACCCAGCGCTGCGGAGCCTACGGCTG CTGACCCTGGAGCAGCCGCAGGGGGATTCCATGATGACCTGTGAGCAGGCCCAGCTCCTGGCCAACCTGGCTCGCCTCATCAAGGCTAAGAAAGCGCTGGACCTGG GCACTTTCACAGGCTACTCAGCCCTAGCGTTGGCCCTGGCGCTGCCCCCGGCTGGGCGCGTAGTGACCTGCGAGGTGGACGCGGGGCCCCCAGAGCTGGGGCGGCCCCTGTGGAGGCAG GCTGAGGAGGAGCACAAGATCGACCTTCGATTGAAGCCCGCCCTGGAGACCCTGG aCGAGCTCCTGGCCGCGGGCGAGGCTGGCACCTTCGACGTGGCCGTGGTGGACGCGGACAAGGAGAACTGCACCGCCTACTATGAGCGGTGCCTGCAGCTGCTGAGACCCGGAGGCGTCCTCGCTGTGCTCAGT GTTCTGTGGCGTGGAGAGGTGCTGCAGCCTCAACCGCAGGACAAGGAGGCCCAGTGTGTGCGAAACCTGAACGAGCGCATCCTGCGCGACGCCAGGGTCCACATCAGCCTCCTGCCCCTGGGCGACGGCCTCACCTTAGCCTTCAAGATCTAG